The Flavobacteriales bacterium genome contains the following window.
ACGAGCACGGCCACCTTGTTCTTCCACAGCGCATTGATGCTGAAGAAGCCGCGGCGCATGGGGCTGCCGTCCACCACATCGTCGTGCACGAGCGTGGCGGTGTGCAGCAGTTCGATGAGGCTGGCGGCCGCATACGCACTGTCGCCGATGGGTGCGAACAGGCGTGCGCTCAGCAACGTGAACATGGGCCGCATCTGCTTGCCCTTGCGTTTCACGATGTAGTGCATGATGCGGTCCAACAAGGCCGTCTTGCTGCGCATTGCTTCCCTGAACCGCTGCTCGAACTCCACCAGCTCGGCCGCGATGGGCCGCTGCACGTCGGCAAGCGTGGTGGTGCTCATGGGATGCGCGAGGGCGGGCAAAGATGGTCAAGGGGTGCACGGCTGGACGCAACCGTTCCCCGGTGTGTACCGTCTTCGGCCGGTGCCCGGTGCATCCTACATTGGCCGCGATGACGATCTTCTTTGCCGTAAGCCGCCTGCGTGCGTGGTGGATGATGGTGCTGGTGCTGGCAGGCTTGCAGGCCTTGGCGCAGGACCCCAAGCCGCGCACCAAAGTGCTCCTCTACCGCGAGCGTGTGGCGGCCGAGTTCGACACGGTGGATTGCGTGAAGAACGCCCTCAAGCTGAACCCGCTCATGTTCATGCGCGGCGAGATCCCCCTCTACTACGAGCGGGCATTGACCAGCCGCCTCAGCGCGCAGGTGGGCGTGGGCATGACGTGGCGCAACTACATCAACTTCAACCTGGGTACCGACGAAGTGGACGATTTCGGTGAAGGCACCACCATCATCCCCAAGGTGAGCTATCACGTTGCTGCGCGGTATTACCTCACCATCGATGTGGAGCCGCAGGGTTCTTACATCGAACTGGAGTTCGCGCACCTGGATTACGTGAAGGACATTGCCAAGAAGGACAGCCTGCGCCAGATCACTGACGAGAAGGTGCGCGACACGCGGACCTACAACGACCTGCGGCTGATGTTCGGCTACCAGTCGCTAAGCGCCACCAGCAATTGGATGCTCGATTTCTACGGGGGCATCGGTCTGCGCGACCGCCGCATGATCATCGTGGACGAAGAGTTCAACCCCACCACGTTGCAGTACCTGTACACGAACAGGGAGCAGGACGATATCGTGCCGGCCCTGTTCCTGGGTTTCCGCGTGGGGCTCGGGTTCTGAAACGCGCCGGTACTTTCGCGGCATGCTCACGGCCGCCTCGCCCACATCCTACTGTCCGTCCCTCACCCGCTACGAGCGTTGGCGCACGCGCGAGGTGAAGGTGGGCGGCATCGGCATCGGCGGCGGCAACCCCATCAGGGTGCAGAGCATGACCACCACCGACACCATGGACACGGCCGCCACGGTGGCGCAGAGCATCCGCATGATCGAAGCGGGCTGCGAACTGGTGCGCATCACCGCGCCCAGCAAGAAGGAGGCGGAGAACCTGGCCGAGATCAAGAAGCAGTTGCGAACCCAGGGCTTCAACGCGCCGTTGGTTGCCGACATCCACTTCACGCCGAACGCCGCCGAGATCGCGGCGCGCATCGTGGAGAAGGTGCGCGTGAACCCCGGCAACTACGCCGACAAGAAGAAGTTCGACGTGCACGAGTACACCGACGCGGAGTACGATGCGGAGCTGGAACGGATCCGCGAGCGGTTCACCCCGCTGGTGCGCATCTGCAAGGAGCACGGCACCGCCATGCGTATCGGCACCAATCACGGCAGCCTCAGCGATCGCATCCTGAACCGCTATGGCGACACACCGCTCGGCATGGTGGAGAGCGCCTTCGAGTTCCTGCGCGTGTGCCGCGATGAGAACTACCACGACATCGTGCTGAGCATGAAGGCCAGCAACACGCAGGTGATGGTGCAGGCCTACCGTTTGCTCGTGCACAAGATGATGGCGCTCGGCTGGGATTATCCCTTGCACCTCGGGGTTACGGAAGCCGGCGACGGTGAGGACGGCCGCATCAAGAGCGCGGTGGGCATCGGTGCGTTGCTGGAAGATGGACTGGGCGATACCGTGCGCGTATCGCTGACCGAAGAACCCGAAGCGGAGATCCCGGTGGCACGCGCGCTGGTGGATCGATATACGGACCGGTCAAAGCACGAGGCGATCCCTGAGATGCCGCGCTCCCCTCTCCTTGGGAGAGGGGTTGGGGGTGAGGTCATCGATCCTTTCGTTCACTCTCGGCGTACCGCGCGCGAGGTGCTCAACACCGGCGCGCGACATGTGCCCGTTGTGATGGCCGACCTCAGCAACAAGGAGAAGATCACACCCGCCACTCTCTTCGCATGGGGCTATCGGTACAGCGTGCCGCTCGACAAGTGGAACATCACCGATCAAGCTTGCGACTACGTGTTCATCGGGAAGAACACCATCGATTTCGAGATACCAGGCACGTTGGGCATTGTCCAGGATCATGCCGTGTGGCTTACGAACAAGGGGAAGGAGCGGCACTATCCCTTCGTGCAGATGAAGAACTACCTCGGTGAGGTGGAGCTGCACCCGTCCTTCAACCTGGTGTATGCCACCCTGCCCCATCTGCTTGGTCCTGATGGTGCGCGCTTCATGGAGAAGTTGAAGACCGACAAGACCGCCGTGCTGCTCATCGACACCTACAACACGCACGGCATGGCCGAGCAGCGTCGGCTCTTCGTGGAGTTGATGAACGCTGGTTGCGATGTGCCCGTGATCATCGGCCGCGCGTACGGCAGTCTCGGCCCCGATGATCTTGTGCTCCATAGCAGCACCGACATTGGTCCGCTGCTGCTGGATGGTCTGGGCGATGGTGTCTTCATCGCCGATGAGGACGGTGGCCGCGAGGACCTGGTTTGCCGCACGGCGTTCGGTATCCTGCAAGCCACGCGCACCCGCACCAGCAAGACCGAGTACATCAGTTGCCCCAGCTGCGGCCGCACGCTCTTCGATCTGCAGGAGACCACGGCAAAGATCCGCGCGCGCACCAGCCACCTCAAAGGAGTGAAGATCGGCATCATGGGCTGCATCGTGAACGGCCCCGGCGAGATGGCCGATGCCGACTACGGTTATGTGGGCACCGGTCCCGGCGTTATCACCCTATACAAGGAAAAGAACGTGGTGAAGCGCAACGTACCCAGCGAACGCGCGGTGGACGAATTGATCGCATTGATCAAAGAAGGAGGGGATTGGGTGGAGGTGGAGCAGGGCGGGTCAGTTACTTGATCACTGCCCATGGGATGCGAGCCACGTTGATCGTTGTTTCCGTTCTCGCGATCGGTATCGCCTTGTACGCCCGCGTGCTGAGGCGCCTCCGGCGCGAAGGACTGGTTGAAGCCTTAGCCGCCACGGTGTTCGTGCTGTTTTGCCTTTACGGGGGGCTGGCCGTGATCCTGCTGGCTTCGCTTTTCAGGGAGTGGCCCGAAGGTGCAGTTCATGGGTTAATGTTCGAAGTCATTGTGGCTCCGATCATTGCAGGTGCTGTTGGATGGACATTTCGGGACCGCAGAACACTCTCGAGGTTTCACGAAGCGATCTATCGTTGGAGCTGGGGTTACTTCATTGGCCTTGTGCTCGTGTTGTGTGCCGCGGGTCTTGTTTGGATACTGCATATCCTCCAAGCCAAGCCTGTTCCATAGGGAGAAGGATGATGTATGCGCTTTGAACGTCATCTGTATGTTCGCTTAATGAAGCAACATCTGCTGTGTTTCGGAGTTCTGACGACCACAGTCATCAGCGCTCAAGAATGCCTGGCCTTGAGCTGCTAACCTCCACCATGATCGGCAGTTATTCCAGCGCCGCCCAAGCCGAACGCGACACCAACTACTTCAACATCGAACTGGAGATGATGCGCATCTGGCCGAAGGAGACCGATGGCATCTGGCTGTACGTGGAGCAGGCCGCTGCTTCCAAGAAAGACAAGCCTTATCGCCAGCGCATCTACCATCTCCGGCAGGTGGACGACACCACCTTCGTCAGCACGGTGTGCAACCTGGACAGCATGAAGAACTTCATGGGTGCCTATCGTGACGTGTCGCGGTTCGATGCGCTGACACCCGCGGACGCCAAGGTGCTGGAGGGTTGTGCCATCACCTTGCACTACCGCAATGGCCGCTTCGTGGGCAGCACGCACGAGCGCGATTGCCGCAATGCTTGGGGCAAAGCCACCTACGCCACCAGCGAGGTGGACATCGGCCCCGACGGCATGGTGAGCTGGGACCGCGGCTACGACGACACACACACGCAGGTGTGGGGTGCGGAGAACCGCGGGTATGAATTCGTGAAGAAGCGCTGAACGCCTTCAGTACACCTTGCTCTTCGGCAGCTTCGTCCGCTTGTCGCTGAACACGCCCACCCATTGGATGCTGACTTCCATGCCACCGCGCAGGCCGGTCTGTGCGCGCAAGCGGCTCACGTTGATGTCGTAGCTGAGTGCGGCCACCAGTTTTCGCTGCCATTCGAACTGGACCGTGGGTGCAACGGCATCGTTCCAGCGGTAGAACGCGCCCAAGTAGATGGCACTGCTGTTCTGGTAGTTGGTGTGGCGGCTGTCCGTGCCGATACGTCGATGCATCAAGGCCCCGAACACGATCTCGCGGTTGCCGCCTTGCTGCTGCGCATACACCTTCGGCAGCCATGTCCACTTCTTGCCTTCGAACCGCAGCTCCGCGTGCACGGTGAAGCGCCGCAGCAGCTGGTCTTCGTTCGTGCCGTACAAGGACACCTTCGGTTGGTTGAGGTGGTGCACCGCCACGCCCGACTTCCACCGCCAGCCTGCGCGGGCCTCGCCTTTCCACAGGAAC
Protein-coding sequences here:
- the ispG gene encoding (E)-4-hydroxy-3-methylbut-2-enyl-diphosphate synthase, encoding MLTAASPTSYCPSLTRYERWRTREVKVGGIGIGGGNPIRVQSMTTTDTMDTAATVAQSIRMIEAGCELVRITAPSKKEAENLAEIKKQLRTQGFNAPLVADIHFTPNAAEIAARIVEKVRVNPGNYADKKKFDVHEYTDAEYDAELERIRERFTPLVRICKEHGTAMRIGTNHGSLSDRILNRYGDTPLGMVESAFEFLRVCRDENYHDIVLSMKASNTQVMVQAYRLLVHKMMALGWDYPLHLGVTEAGDGEDGRIKSAVGIGALLEDGLGDTVRVSLTEEPEAEIPVARALVDRYTDRSKHEAIPEMPRSPLLGRGVGGEVIDPFVHSRRTAREVLNTGARHVPVVMADLSNKEKITPATLFAWGYRYSVPLDKWNITDQACDYVFIGKNTIDFEIPGTLGIVQDHAVWLTNKGKERHYPFVQMKNYLGEVELHPSFNLVYATLPHLLGPDGARFMEKLKTDKTAVLLIDTYNTHGMAEQRRLFVELMNAGCDVPVIIGRAYGSLGPDDLVLHSSTDIGPLLLDGLGDGVFIADEDGGREDLVCRTAFGILQATRTRTSKTEYISCPSCGRTLFDLQETTAKIRARTSHLKGVKIGIMGCIVNGPGEMADADYGYVGTGPGVITLYKEKNVVKRNVPSERAVDELIALIKEGGDWVEVEQGGSVT
- a CDS encoding chromophore lyase CpcT/CpeT; this encodes MIGSYSSAAQAERDTNYFNIELEMMRIWPKETDGIWLYVEQAAASKKDKPYRQRIYHLRQVDDTTFVSTVCNLDSMKNFMGAYRDVSRFDALTPADAKVLEGCAITLHYRNGRFVGSTHERDCRNAWGKATYATSEVDIGPDGMVSWDRGYDDTHTQVWGAENRGYEFVKKR